Sequence from the Nocardia brasiliensis genome:
TCGCCGACGCGATGCCGAACCTGCGCCAGGTGTCCGAGCCGGTGCGGCTGCGTTCGGGCTGGCTGAACGGCATCAAGCGGTGGGATGTCGAATACGCGTGAGCCATACCGCGGGCGCGACCACGCGGGGCTTCGATGACGCCTAATCTACACAGCATGAGTAACCCCAGACCCCGGGGCCGCTCACCGCTCGTGACCGATGCCGAGATCCGGCGGGTGGCCAGGACGCTGTTGGTCGAGCAAGGGCCCGACGCGGTGAGTTTGCGTGCGATCGCGCGCACCCTCGGTATCACCGCGCCCGCGCTGTATCGGTACCACCGCTCGCTCGACGAGCTGATGGAACGGCTGCGCCTGGAGTTCTGCGCCGATCTCGCCGCCGAACTGTCGGCCGAGATCGCCACCCTGCCCGACGACGGGGTGGTGCAGTTCTTCGCCATCTGCAAGGGGTTTCGGCGCTGGGCGCTGGCGCACACCAGGGAGTTCACCCTGGTGTTCGCCTCGCCCGGCGGCGATGAGACCAGGGCGCTGCGTCGCTTCGACGAGCCGTTCGGCCGGATCTTCCTCGCCGCGGCGGGCAGGCTGCTGGCCAACTACGACATCGTCACCCCGCCGACCGACGTGATCCCGCCGGAGTTGCACGAGGACCTGGTGCACTTCCAGACCGAGTTGCTCGCCGCGCTCTCGGAGTCCGGTCAGAAGTTCCCGGCCGAGAAGCTCGACCTGGGCGTGATGTATCTGATGATCCAGATCTGGGCACGGCTCTACGGGCACGTCACGCTGGAGGTGTTCGGCAACTACCCGATTCCGCTGTCGAATCCCGAGGTGCTCTTCGACGCGATGCTCGCCGATCTGGGGCGCACGGCGGGCCTGACCTAGGCAACGGCAGTCGGCGGAGCAGCTACGACGGCTCAGATGCGGGCTCCCTTGGCGCGGTTGCAGGCGCGGCACAGGATCTGCAGATTGGCCGCGCTGGTGGCGCCGCCGCGGCTGAGCGGGATGATGTGGTCGAACTCGAGGTAGTGGCTGTCACCGCACTCGACGCACTTGCCGCCGTCGCGTTGCCATACTTCGGCTTTCACCTCCTGCGGGATGCTGCGGGTGTCGCGCTGTCCCGGCGTGAGGATGAGGCGCTTGGCCACCCGCAGCGCGCCCTCCAGCGCGGCGGCGACGTGGTCGGGGTCGTTCACCGTGAAGCTGGCGCCGCCGCGCGCCGAGGTCGCCGCGAGCACCACCGTGTTCTGCTCGGTGTGCACCGAAACCACACGCGACCACGGCAATTCGACGCCGGTGCCGTCGCCGACGAAACGCAGCTTCTTGTTGCTGACGATCAGTCTGCCCTCGGTCAGCCGTGGCCCGCGGGCCAGCTGACGCACGTGGATCGCGGGCAGGTCGAGATGTACCTTCTCCTCCGGGTCCAGGTGCAGGCGCGGCGTGCGCACCACCGGCAGCTCGCCGGCGCGCAGCCGGGACAGGCTGCGGCCCCGGTGCATTCGCCTGCGCAGGTCCTCGATCAGCGGGCCGGACAGCAGCAACTCCTCGACGGCGTGCTCGAAGGCGGCCAGCTCGCCCTGTTCGACCTCGCCGTCGGCGAAGGTGAAGGCGACCAGTCGTTCGACATAGCCGAGTGCCGCGTCGTGCAACGCCGCGCGGCCGGCGTTCTCGTCGATGCGCTGATACCGCAGTGACGCCCACAGCGCCGCCCATTCCGGCCCGCGCGGTCCGTGCGTGGTGAGTACCCGCCACGCCTGACTGTGCCAGTGCAGGAGGAACTCCTCGATCTCGGCCGCGCACCGCTCACACGGCGCCGGGCCGCGGAACAGCCTGCGCCGCCGGGGGTTTGCGCAGCGCGCGCAATGCCGTTCGTCGGGCGGGCGGCGCGGGTGCGTGGCCGAGGTCCACTCGGCGCCGTCCCACCAGCGCAGTCGCGCGGAGTTCTCCGGGTCCGGATGCCATTCGGCCCGTTCGGGATTCGGTGGTGGGGCAGGCGGGGCGGTCTCGACCGGGCGACGGGCGAGATCGACCGGCCGACCGTTACGCGCGCGGACGGCGCTGTCCGGCACGGAAGGAAGGGACTCGGTGGTCTCGCGGCCGGCCTGCTCGGGTGCGTCGAGCAGACCGGCGCGCGCCGGGTCGCGGTCGGTTCGCGCCGAGTCGCGGGGAAGCTGTTCCGGCGCCGGGAAAACGGCGGGTTCGCGCGGCGGGCGACGGCCCGCGGCGGACCCCGTCCCGCGCGATCCGTCGGCCGGTTCGTCGACGGCGACGCCGAATTCGGTGACCAGGCCGGACAATCCGGTGGACCAGCCTTGCGCGATGGCACGGAAGCGCCACTGCTCGTCCCTGCGGTAGAACTCGCCGAACATCAGCGCGGTGACCGGATCGGCGTCCTCGATGGCGAATTCGGTCATCGGACCGCTCGCGTCGTGAATGGTCAGCCGCAGCCCGGTGAGGTCGGCGAAAGTGCCCTCGTCGACCGAGCCGCCGATCACGATCCGCTGCACCGCCGCCTCGGTGCGCGGCAGCGAGACACTCAGCCGTGCCGTGCCCGGCGCGGGCTCCTGATCGATGGTCACGGCCTGCGAGATGTGCCGCGGCGCGTTGTAGAAGACCAGATCCCGGTCGCTGCGCACCGTCCCCGTCGCGTCGAGCAA
This genomic interval carries:
- a CDS encoding TetR/AcrR family transcriptional regulator, producing MSNPRPRGRSPLVTDAEIRRVARTLLVEQGPDAVSLRAIARTLGITAPALYRYHRSLDELMERLRLEFCADLAAELSAEIATLPDDGVVQFFAICKGFRRWALAHTREFTLVFASPGGDETRALRRFDEPFGRIFLAAAGRLLANYDIVTPPTDVIPPELHEDLVHFQTELLAALSESGQKFPAEKLDLGVMYLMIQIWARLYGHVTLEVFGNYPIPLSNPEVLFDAMLADLGRTAGLT
- a CDS encoding TerD family protein translates to MKLSKGANAPVPTSLLAVVVSWQSAHAVDGHALLLDATGTVRSDRDLVFYNAPRHISQAVTIDQEPAPGTARLSVSLPRTEAAVQRIVIGGSVDEGTFADLTGLRLTIHDASGPMTEFAIEDADPVTALMFGEFYRRDEQWRFRAIAQGWSTGLSGLVTEFGVAVDEPADGSRGTGSAAGRRPPREPAVFPAPEQLPRDSARTDRDPARAGLLDAPEQAGRETTESLPSVPDSAVRARNGRPVDLARRPVETAPPAPPPNPERAEWHPDPENSARLRWWDGAEWTSATHPRRPPDERHCARCANPRRRRLFRGPAPCERCAAEIEEFLLHWHSQAWRVLTTHGPRGPEWAALWASLRYQRIDENAGRAALHDAALGYVERLVAFTFADGEVEQGELAAFEHAVEELLLSGPLIEDLRRRMHRGRSLSRLRAGELPVVRTPRLHLDPEEKVHLDLPAIHVRQLARGPRLTEGRLIVSNKKLRFVGDGTGVELPWSRVVSVHTEQNTVVLAATSARGGASFTVNDPDHVAAALEGALRVAKRLILTPGQRDTRSIPQEVKAEVWQRDGGKCVECGDSHYLEFDHIIPLSRGGATSAANLQILCRACNRAKGARI